A genomic region of Chlorobaculum parvum NCIB 8327 contains the following coding sequences:
- a CDS encoding methyltransferase domain-containing protein yields the protein MTRKLDVTIGSVNEVYDGAGGILWEMLMGEQIHVGSEAETDLLAEKAGVGEDSHLLDVCSALGGPARYLAKKYGCRVTGLDATRRMDEEARRRTEEAGLSDKIDYRLGNALDMPFQAGTFDMVWGQDAWCYITDKQRLIEECARVLKPGGTLAFTDWLETGPMSDDEWQALNTFMVFPYMETLDGYAALAEAAGLTVIEKEDLSASFAPSIQGYLDMVQNDFRQAIVDNYGQEMYDAVEQGITLWRDASVAGKVGRGRLIAKK from the coding sequence ATGACCAGAAAACTCGATGTCACGATCGGAAGCGTCAACGAAGTGTATGACGGCGCGGGCGGTATTCTCTGGGAGATGCTGATGGGCGAGCAGATTCACGTCGGCTCAGAAGCGGAAACCGACCTGCTTGCTGAAAAAGCCGGGGTCGGCGAGGACTCGCACCTTCTCGACGTCTGCAGTGCACTCGGTGGCCCGGCTCGGTATCTCGCCAAAAAGTACGGCTGCCGCGTGACCGGCCTCGACGCAACCCGTCGGATGGATGAAGAGGCCCGGCGTCGCACCGAGGAGGCAGGGTTGTCGGACAAGATCGATTACCGTTTGGGCAACGCGCTCGATATGCCGTTTCAGGCCGGAACCTTCGACATGGTGTGGGGGCAGGACGCCTGGTGCTACATCACCGACAAGCAGCGGCTCATCGAGGAGTGCGCCCGCGTGCTGAAGCCGGGCGGCACGCTCGCCTTCACCGATTGGCTGGAGACTGGCCCGATGTCCGACGACGAGTGGCAGGCGCTCAACACCTTCATGGTGTTCCCGTACATGGAGACGCTCGACGGCTACGCCGCGCTCGCCGAAGCCGCCGGGCTGACGGTCATCGAAAAGGAAGACCTCTCGGCCAGCTTTGCGCCGTCGATTCAGGGCTACCTCGACATGGTGCAGAATGACTTCCGTCAGGCGATTGTCGACAACTACGGCCAGGAGATGTACGACGCGGTCGAGCAGGGGATCACCCTCTGGCGCGACGCTTCGGTAGCCGGCAAGGTTGGCCGGGGACGATTGATTGCGAAGAAATGA
- a CDS encoding APC family permease: MAGESKNKKAVGLVGAIAIGIGGMVGGGIFAVLGEAVSLARKATPIAFLFSGIIALLTSYAYAKLSVRFQSRGGTVLFVDQAFGSNIASGSVNLMLWLSYLVTIALYAAAFASYAGTFFPQIHSSLFRHALISIAIVLPTLINLVSASFVSKSETAIVALKLLLLLVILGFSLPALASAPVTLPAPGAVPSIFMAGMVIFVAYEGFELIANASEEITNPERNLPLAFYISVVVVIVLYVLIGFVTVQAVPEAQLMRAKDYALAVAAKPALGQTGFVIVSVAALLATFSAINATIYGNARLGYFLARDGELPEIFDRQAWNEPVMGVVMTAAISLVIANAISLTEIAVIASASFLLIFALINASAFRLRKEIGGNGAVFVAGLLLCLAALVALLVQASSASPRAVPVFLAFIAVSVLFELLYGCRVRKCFLGRIFGQDQQDTSK; encoded by the coding sequence ATGGCCGGGGAGAGCAAAAACAAAAAAGCCGTCGGCCTTGTCGGCGCAATTGCCATTGGCATCGGCGGCATGGTGGGCGGCGGAATCTTCGCCGTGCTCGGGGAGGCGGTGTCGCTTGCGCGGAAGGCCACGCCCATCGCCTTCCTCTTTTCGGGCATCATCGCGCTGCTGACTTCGTATGCCTACGCGAAGCTCTCCGTGCGGTTCCAGAGCCGGGGTGGCACAGTGCTTTTTGTCGATCAGGCGTTTGGCAGCAACATCGCGTCGGGCAGTGTCAACCTGATGCTGTGGTTGAGCTATCTCGTGACCATCGCGCTCTATGCCGCGGCGTTTGCGTCGTACGCCGGAACCTTTTTCCCGCAAATTCATTCGAGCCTTTTCCGGCACGCGCTCATCAGCATCGCCATCGTTTTGCCGACGCTCATCAATCTGGTCAGCGCGTCGTTCGTCAGCAAATCCGAGACGGCGATTGTGGCGCTCAAGCTGCTGCTGTTGCTGGTCATTCTCGGCTTCAGTCTTCCAGCGCTTGCCAGTGCGCCCGTTACCCTTCCCGCGCCCGGAGCCGTGCCGTCGATCTTCATGGCAGGCATGGTCATTTTCGTCGCCTACGAGGGGTTCGAGCTGATCGCGAACGCTTCAGAGGAGATCACCAATCCGGAACGGAACCTGCCGCTGGCGTTTTACATCTCGGTGGTTGTGGTGATTGTGCTCTACGTGCTGATCGGATTCGTGACCGTGCAGGCGGTGCCGGAGGCGCAGCTCATGCGTGCGAAGGATTACGCGCTTGCCGTGGCTGCCAAACCGGCGCTGGGGCAGACCGGGTTCGTGATCGTTTCCGTGGCGGCGCTGCTGGCAACCTTTTCAGCGATCAACGCCACGATTTACGGCAATGCGCGGCTCGGCTATTTTCTGGCGCGGGACGGCGAGCTTCCGGAGATTTTCGACCGGCAGGCGTGGAACGAGCCGGTGATGGGCGTGGTGATGACCGCCGCAATCAGCCTCGTGATTGCCAATGCGATTTCGCTGACCGAAATCGCCGTGATCGCGAGTGCGAGCTTCCTGCTCATTTTTGCGCTCATCAACGCCAGTGCGTTCAGGCTCCGCAAGGAGATCGGCGGGAACGGAGCTGTTTTCGTGGCCGGATTGCTCCTCTGTTTGGCAGCGTTGGTTGCGCTGCTTGTGCAGGCATCGTCAGCCTCCCCCAGAGCGGTTCCGGTGTTTCTTGCCTTTATTGCGGTGTCCGTCCTGTTCGA